The Ictalurus furcatus strain D&B chromosome 5, Billie_1.0, whole genome shotgun sequence genome includes a region encoding these proteins:
- the lhx2b gene encoding LIM/homeobox protein Lhx2b: MNRRGPGLYLTEANTCFSLPSAMLFHGLAEGDIHGMMEEMERRGKNDSAAISSAIDMGERETSMPSMSGERVALCAGCGGKISDRYYLLAVDKQWHMRCLKCCECKLNLESELTCFSKDGSIYCKEDYYRRFSVQRCARCHLGISASEMVMRARDLVYHLNCFTCTTCNKMLTTGDHFGMKDSLVYCRLHFETVVQGDYGHFNHTDVAPSKALGTAGALALSYYNGVGSVQKGRPRKRKSPGPGADLAAYNAALSCNENDGDPMDRDSQYNSGQKTKRMRTSFKHHQLRTMKSYFAINHNPDAKDLKQLAQKTGLTKRVLQVWFQNARAKFRRNLLRQENNGVDKASDGSTLAGGTPSGPASEISNASMSPSSTPTTLTDLTNPTMPTVTSVMTSVPGTLDVRECRSPSQTTLTSLF; this comes from the exons ATGAACCGCAGAGGGCCAGGACTGTATCTTACGGAAGCAAACACGTGTTTTTCGCTCCCGTCCGCGATGCTTTTCCACGGCCTGGCCGAAGGCGACATTCACGGCATGATGGAAGAAATGGAGCGCAGAGGGAAGAACGACTCGGCTGCTATCAGCTCGGCCATCGATATGGGCGAACGAGAAACG AGCATGCCGTCGATGAGCGGTGAGCGTGTGGCTCTGTGTGCCGGCTGCGGAGGGAAAATATCCGACCGCTATTACTTGCTTGCCGTAGACAAGCAGTGGCACATGCGTTGTCTGAAATGCTGCGAGTGTAAACTCAACCTGGAGTCCGAGCTAACCTGCTTCAGTAAGGATGGAAGCATCTATTGCAAGGAAGACTATTACAG AAGGTTTTCTGTGCAGAGGTGCGCGCGCTGCCATCTCGGGATTTCAGCCTCGGAAATGGTAATGAGAGCTCGGGACTTGGTGTACCACTTAAACTGTTTCACCTGCACAACGTGCAACAAAATGCTGACCACGGGCGATCATTTCGGCATGAAGGACAGTCTTGTGTACTGCCGTTTACACTTCGAGACGGTCGTGCAAGGGGACTACGGACACTTCAATCACACGGACGTGGCTCCAAGTAAAGCGCTGGGAACAGCGGGGGCGCTCGCGCTCTCCTACTACAACGGTGTGGGCAGCGTACAGAAAGGACGCCCGAGGAAACGGAAAAGCCCTGGGCCCGGAGCAGATTTGGCCGCTTATAACGCAG cACTGAGCTGCAATGAAAATGATGGGGATCCCATGGACAGAGACTCTCAGTACAATTCTGGTCAGAAGACCAAGCGAATGAGGACTTCCTTCAAGCACCATCAGCTGAGGACCATGAAGTCTTACTTTGCTATCAACCACAATCCTGATGCCAAGGATTTGAAACAGCTTGCACAGAAAACAGGTCTTACAAAGCGTGTACTTCAG GTCTGGTTCCAGAATGCCAGGGCCAAATTCCGACGAAATCTTCTGCGTCAGGAGAATAATGGGGTGGACAAAGCTTCAGATGGGTCAACTCTAGCTGGTGGAACCCCATCTGGTCCAGCATCAGAAATTTCAAATGCCTCGATGAGCCCATCTAGCACACCCACCACACTGACAGACCTCACCAACCCTACCATGCCCACTGTCACCTCCGTAATGACCTCTGTGCCAGGCACCTTGGACGTGCGTGAGTGCCGGAGTCCTTCACAGACCACGCTTACCAGCCTCTTCTGA